The Osmerus eperlanus chromosome 25, fOsmEpe2.1, whole genome shotgun sequence genome contains a region encoding:
- the dgcr8 gene encoding microprocessor complex subunit DGCR8 yields MEIDDVLPPLPLEPPDSNKDSLNGNAPPPPPLQTSSDAEEMDVSSGGDGHPLNPAGAEQQLQLLTKGSLSFCSQPSDDGDPNPPCPRTARHAPPVTKFLPDLKLLRDVKISVSFAETCNSKDRKVLYTGVGQEGGGEAGAERVNGGLHDATEPGPVEGVSGVGNLAGCPGRGGGGEEVEADLENNVEFAVLDELEDFSENFLDPDYGDPGGFRSEVIIQQEQADDEGLNYSYEEDFDNDVDALLEEGMPVPKKMRLAEDKYGGDSDRDHPSDGEGVQPMMTKIKTVLKSRGRPPTEPLPDGWIMTFHNSGIPVYLHRETRVVSWSRPYFLGTGSIRKHDPPTSSIPCLHYRKMKNQEERDLNGEVTPAAEVSPAKPGEEADSVERPDEPDSTAQEETPAPAAGPEEKEGEGPGTEPAPDARPKPKGPQGWETAQGALGQVKAKVEVCKDESIDIDEFRSYLEKCFDFEQVTVKKFRTWAERRQFNRDMKRKQAESERPILPANQKLITLSVQDAPTKKEFVINPNGKSEVCILHEYMQRVLKVRPVYNFFECENPSEPFGASVIIDGVTYGTGTASSKKLAKNKAARATLEILIPDFVKQTSEEKPTEGDELEYFNHISIEDSRVYELTNKAGLLSPYQILHECLKRNHGMGDTSIQFEVIPGKNQKSEYVMTCGKHTVRGWCKNKRVGKQLASQKILQMLHPHVKNWGSLLRMYGRESNKMVKKENSDKSVIELQQYAKKNKPNLHILNKLQEEMKKLAKEREETRKKPKMTIMESAQPGSEPLCTVDV; encoded by the exons ATGGAGATAGATGATGTGTTACCCCCCCTTCCTTTGGAACCCCCCGATTCAAACAAGGACAGCCTTAATGGTAatgcacctccaccacctcccctgcAAACGTCCAGTGACGCAGAGGAAATGGACGTTAGCTCTGGTGGTGATGGACACCCCCTAAACCCGGCAGGGGCAGAACAGCAGCTTCAGCTCCTCACCAAGGGCTCCTTGTCCTTCTGTAGCCAACCGTCCGACGACGgcgaccccaaccccccctgccccagaacAGCCCGTCACGCTCCCCCCGTCACCAAGTTCCTCCCTGACCTCAAGTTGCTCCGAGACGTTAAGATCAGCGTGAGCTTCGCGGAGACCTGCAACAGCAAAGACAGGAAGGTGCTCTACACAGGCGTgggtcaggagggaggaggggaggccggCGCAGAGAGGGTGAACGGGGGGTTGCATGACGCCACAGAGCCGGGGCCTGTGGAGGGTGTCTCGGGTGTGGGGAACTTAGCGGGTTGcccaggcaggggaggaggaggggaggaggtggaggcagacctGGAGAACAACGTGGAGTTCGCCGTCCTCGACGAGCTGGAGGACTTCAGCGAGAACTTCCTGGACCCCGACTACGGAGACCCGGGCGGGTTCAGGTCTGAGGTGATAATTCAGCAGGAGCAGGCGGATGACGAAGGCCTGAACTACTCGTACGAG GAGGACTTTGACAATGACGTCGATGCCCTGCTGGAAGAGGGCATGCCCGTGCCCAAGAAGATGCGCCTGGCCGAGGACAAGTACGGCGGGGACAGCGACCGCGACCACCCGTCTGACGGGGAGGGCGTTCAGCCCATGATGACCAAGATCAAAACAGTCCTGAAGA GTCGTGGACGCCCCCCcactgagcccctcccggatggcTGGATCATGACATTCCATAACTCGGGCATTCCAGTTTACCTCCACAGGGAGACCAGGGTGGTCAGCTGGTCCAGGCCCTACTTCCTGGGGACTGGGAGCATACGG AAACACGACCCTCCCACCAGCAGCATTCCCTGCCTGCACTACAGGAAGATGAAGAACCAGGAGGAGCGCGACCTGAACGGCGAGGTGACCCCCGCCGCCGAGGTGTCCCCGGCGAAGCCCGGCGAGGAGGCCGACTCGGTGGAGAGGCCGGACGAGCCCGACTCCACGGCCCAGGAGGAGACCCCCGCGCCGGCCGCCGGcccggaggagaaggagggcgaGGGCCCAGGCACGGAGCCGGCCCCGGACGCCCGCCCCAAGCCCAAGGGGCCCCAGGGGTGGGAGACTGCCCAGGGGGCCCTGGGCCAGGTCAAAGCCAAGGTGGAGGTGTGCAAAGATGAGTCGATAG ACATCGACGAGTTCCGCAGCTACCTGGAGAAGTGTTTCGACTTTGAGCAGGTGACCGTGAAGAAGTTCCGGACCTGGGCCGAGCGCCGCCAGTTCAACCGGGACATGAAGAGGAAGCAGGCCGAGTCGGAGCGGCCCATCCTGCCTGCCAACCAGAAGCTCATCACTTTGTCCGTCCAGGACGCCCCCACCAAGAAAG AGTTTGTCATCAACCCTAACGGGAAGTCCGAAGTTTGCATCCTACATGAATATATGCAACGCGTCCTTAAGGTCCGCCCTGTTTACAACTTTTTTGAATGTG AGAATCCAAGTGAGCCTTTCGGAGCGTCGGTCATCATCGATGGAGTGACCTACGGAACAGGAACTGCCAGCAGTAAAAAACTGGCCAAGAATAAAGCTG CTCGAGCCACACTGGAGATCCTCATCCCTGACTTTGTGAAGCAGACGTCCGAAGAGAAGCCCACAGAGGGGGATGAACTGGAG taTTTTAATCATATCAGTATTGAAGATTCGAGGGTGTACGAGCTGACTAATAAAGCAGGCTTGCTCTCACCATATCAGATTCTGCATGAGTGCCTTAAGAG AAACCATGGGATGGGCGACACCAGCATCCAGTTTGAGGTGATCCCTGGCAAGAACCAGAAGAGCGAATACGTCATGACGTGTGGCAAACACACCGTGCGAGGGTGGT GCAAGAACAAGCGTGTGGGGAAACAGCTGGCCTCCCAGAAGATCCTGCAGATGCTCCACCCCCACGTCAAGAACTGGGGCTCCCTACTGCGCATGTACGGCCGAGAGAGCAATAAGATGGTGAAGAAG GAGAATTCAGACAAGAGCGTGATTGAGCTGCAGCAGTATGCCAAAAAGAACAAGCCAAACCTTCACATCCTGAACAAACTGCAAGAAGAGATGAAGAAGCTGGCCAAGGAAAGG GAGGAAACGAGAAAGAAGCCCAAGATGACCATCATGGAGTCAGCTCAGCCTGGGAGCGAGCCCCTGTGCACTGTGGATGTGTAG